In Jannaschia sp. W003, the genomic stretch CCCGCGCGCTGGCGCCCGAGGTGCCGTTCTTCGCGATCGGCAATCCCGACCACTTCCGCGGCAGCTCGGCCGAGGTGCGGGTGATCGGCGCCCCCCGCGAGGCGACCGCCGACGCGCTCTGCGTGCTGCCCCACGACGTGCCCGGACCCGCGGTGCCGGGCCGCCCCGACCCGGCGCAGGCCGCGGGCGTGATCTCCGCGATCGCCCGCGCCGTGGCGCTGGCGGAATCGGGCCAGGCCGGTGCGGTCTGCACCGCGCCGATCCACAAGAAGGCCCTGAAGGACGGCGCGGACTTCCCCCACCCCGGGCACACGGAGTACCTCGCCGCGCTCGCGGGCGGCGCCGAGGTGGTGATGATGCTCGCCTGCGACGCGCTGCGCGTGGTGCCTGCCACGATCCACGTCGCCCTCACCCGCGTGCCCGAGGTCCTGACCCCCGCGACGCTGGAGACGGCGCTGCGCGTGACCCACGCGGGCCTGCGCCGCGACTTCGGTGTTCGTGCCCCGCGCATCGCCGTGGCGGGGCTGAACCCCCACGCCGGCGAGGGCGGCACCATGGGCCGCGAGGAGGTGGAGTGGATCGCCCCACTCGTCGTTCGTCTGAGCGAGGAACTGGGCTGCTTCGGCCCCCTGCCCGCCGACACGATGTTCCACGCCGGCGCGCGGGCCGGATACGACGCCGCCGTGTGCATGTACCACGACCAGGCGCTGATCCCGATCAAGACCGTGGA encodes the following:
- the pdxA gene encoding 4-hydroxythreonine-4-phosphate dehydrogenase PdxA, which codes for MPPSPTCTSVPTSADPAPVAVTCGEPAGIGPEVIAKARALAPEVPFFAIGNPDHFRGSSAEVRVIGAPREATADALCVLPHDVPGPAVPGRPDPAQAAGVISAIARAVALAESGQAGAVCTAPIHKKALKDGADFPHPGHTEYLAALAGGAEVVMMLACDALRVVPATIHVALTRVPEVLTPATLETALRVTHAGLRRDFGVRAPRIAVAGLNPHAGEGGTMGREEVEWIAPLVVRLSEELGCFGPLPADTMFHAGARAGYDAAVCMYHDQALIPIKTVDFAGGVNVTLGLPFVRTSPDHGTAFDIAGRGVADATSMTAALRMAWDMARRRAEAF